The genomic region CGCTTCCTTGACAAGAGGGGACAAAACCTCGTAACCCCGATACGTAAGATGTCCTCCGTCCATCAACATGTCCGGCGTGATTTCCGCGGTAGGATCCAATATGAATTCGTCGTGGATCGTAGATTTCATCTTATCGTTCAACTGACGCGTTGCGAAGATGGGCCAAGGGGCTTCGACGTTCCAAAAACCGATTACTACGATCGAGTCGCATTTCGACTTCATCACTTCGATCGTATCCCGTTGTCTTTGAACCGTTTCGGAGATACGTGCGTCGTTTACCGGAGAAACGATCCCCAAGTAATCGTTCGCGCCTCCGTTATAAGTGCAGGCTCTATAATGTCCTTCCACGTTTTGAGCGGCGGTTAGAATCTGTTGTGTGTTTCGATTCGGAAACGCGGCCTTTACAACCGTGAACGGATCCAAGGATTCTTCCGGCCAAAAAGAAGAGATGCTGTCCCCCACCATCAAAAGCGACGGACGTTCCATAATCAGATGCAGAAAAATTTCGGCGTTCGAATCGGAGGATTTAGTATCGCAGGCGAAAAAGACGAATAACGTAACGAATAAGAATCGTTTTCTTTGTTTTTGTTTCATACGCGTAACATCCTTCGATGTTACGAAGGATAACGCATTGATCTACGAAATCGAAAAACGAGTTCGCCAAATAAAAAGAAAATCATTCCGAAGAATCTTATTTTTTAAAAGACCCAGGTAATCGCAATGGACGAGGTTCTGCCTCCGTCGTTCGTCGACAAGCGAACGCTTCGAATGCTTCCTTCCGTCAAACTTGTGCTACTCAAAACGACGTCTAACGTTAGAACCGCGGCCAAAGCGATGCCGTAAAATTCCTTCTGTTGATTGAACTCGGTTTTTTCCATGATATGACCTCTCTGCGTAACGACGAGTTGCGGAGCCTGGAATTGGAAAAACAAAGTCGGGAAATTGTTCGTGCTCGCGTTTAAAGGAGAACTTATACTCGCGATCCAAGGAATGACCGCTTCCGAAGCGGGCGGACCGAAAGGCGCTTGGAAAAAACGTTCCGGTGTCGCGAAGAATTCAAAACCCTTGTAAAGAATATAAAGCTCGGAGAAAGCGATCAAACCGCCCGTCGCTTTTATTTTATAATCGTCGGAAAGCAAAAGCGGAGACCAACCCGGAATCAAGGCTTGTACGGGATACCACCGACTTCGTTTGGGAATCTCCGTTTTCGATGTCGCATTAATTTCGGGCGGATTTTGAGCGTCGTTTTTCGAAACTTTATTCAAAACCGGAGAGGAAGATTCCGGCGCCGATGGAATTGGCGACGTCGAAGTCGTTTCGGCAAGTTTTTCTTTTTTAGGTTTCTTTCGAACGGAGAATTCAGGCAGAATCGACTCCACTTTAGAGAATTCTATCGTTTGAACCTGATTTCCGATCCGAATTTCGACCAGATTCCCCGCTTTCATCCGAACTTGATCCGCTTTGATTCTCTGACCGTTCTTTAGAATCAAAACATCGGCTCGAATTTTCGAGGAAAACGCGAAGGCGAGAAACACCGAAAGGGAAAGAAAAAACTTTTGTACCGTTTTTTTAGAAAAAGAATCAATAATTTTGGCGAACATGCAATCGTCCATTCGTAGTAAGTCTTGGAAGCGCCCCCGCACGAATGAGTGTAACATTAGACAACGTCGAGTACCTTTATAAGAGTTACTACGATAAACTCAAGTTTTTCTTTTTAAAGTCCGGAATTACAACCGAGACGGCGGAAGAACTTTGCCAAGAAACTTTTATCAAGGTGTAC from Leptospira kmetyi serovar Malaysia str. Bejo-Iso9 harbors:
- a CDS encoding lipoprotein — its product is MKQKQRKRFLFVTLFVFFACDTKSSDSNAEIFLHLIMERPSLLMVGDSISSFWPEESLDPFTVVKAAFPNRNTQQILTAAQNVEGHYRACTYNGGANDYLGIVSPVNDARISETVQRQRDTIEVMKSKCDSIVVIGFWNVEAPWPIFATRQLNDKMKSTIHDEFILDPTAEITPDMLMDGGHLTYRGYEVLSPLVKEAFRLGGILIQ